The Temnothorax longispinosus isolate EJ_2023e chromosome 4, Tlon_JGU_v1, whole genome shotgun sequence genome has a window encoding:
- the LOC139811260 gene encoding uncharacterized protein isoform X1 yields the protein MNQQCRVCDEPAAGFHFGAFTCEGCKSFFGRTYNNPTNVTACKNGGNCIINKRNRTACKACRLKKCLDVGMSKSCSRYGRRSNWFKITYFSEQMRRCNQNTNEIASFRPSNIATSFRLSYPPQSDGSNETDNGASTSQENPMIQYPFHTGPPPAMMVRSNGSPHPDEVSLYQQLYLQNLYMREHQPQLSSMTTPPPTSREVSSSPLDNRSPRQQSPSAETPTIFTQGTSLYSSDSYRSPMPAESISRNTRNVDGSESESNDDDHRRDVQSRSSSSRSPFTPTRTNEQESSKPRVSINGMLMLTGQNSLLLPGGVSGMFASGAHSLSSPWNYNNLLLVDSNRSNPAGDEPIDLSMRASSSPSRSRESPEKEEKEEEQDEKNDRSPKEENTAYPLDLTLPAGTSLTANCF from the exons ATGAACCAACAGTGCAGGGTATGCGACGAACCCGCAGCGGGGTTTCATTTCGGGGCGTTCACGTGCGAGGGTTGCAAG TCATTCTTCGGTCGCACGTATAACAACCCCACTAACGTGACAGCGTGTAAGAACGGCGGCAATTGCATAATTAACAAGAGGAATCGGACGGCTTGCAAAGCTTGCCGATTAAAAAAGTGCCTAGACGTCGGTATGTCCAAGTCGTGCTCACGCTACGGACGGCGTTCGAATTGGTTCAAGATCACGTATTTTTCGGAGCAGATGAGGCGATGTAATCAAAATACGAACGAGATAGCGTCGTTCCGTCCTTCCAATATCGCTACGTCCTTCCGTTTAAGTTATCCACCGCAAAGTGACGGCAGCAACGAGACAGACAATGGCGCGTCGACCAGTCAGGAAAATCCGATGATCCAGTATCCATTCCATACTGGACCTCCACCCGCAATGATGGTGAGATCGAATGGATCGCCTCATCCGGACGAGGTGTCTTTATACCAACAACTCTATCTGCAGAATTTGTATATGAGGGAACATCAGCCACAATTATCATCCATGACAACACCCCCGCCCACATCAAGGGAAGTCTCATCATCGCCGCTCGACAATCGTTCACCACGGCAACAGAGCCCATCCGCGGAAACTCCCACGATATTCACACAGGGGACATCGCTTTACTCGTCGGATTCTTATCGATCACCTATGCCGGCGGAATCAATATCGAGAAACACAAGAAATGTCGATGGATCAGAAAGCGAGTCCAATGACGATGACCATCGTCGTGATGTACAGTCCAGGAGCAGTTCAAGTCGATCGCCATTCACTCCCACGAGAACAAACGAGCAAGAATCGTCCAAACCCAGAGTATCGATCAATGGCATGCTCATGCTCACAGGTCAAAATTCTCTGTTACTCCCAGGGGGAGTATCAGGGATGTTCGCGTCGGGAGCACACTCGTTGTCATCTCCATGGAACTACAACAATCTACTTCTGGTTGATTCTAATCGTAGTAATCCTGCCGGCGATGAACCAATCGACCTCAGCATGCGAGCAAGTAGCAGTCCGTCGCGATCCAGAGAATCGccggaaaaagaagagaaagaggaagaacaGGACGAAAAGAACGACAGATCACCCAAGGAAGAAAACACGGCATATCCGCTCGATTTGACGCTTCCCGCGGGTACCTCCTTGACGGCAAATTGTTTTTGA
- the LOC139811260 gene encoding uncharacterized protein isoform X2 — protein MSKSCSRYGRRSNWFKITYFSEQMRRCNQNTNEIASFRPSNIATSFRLSYPPQSDGSNETDNGASTSQENPMIQYPFHTGPPPAMMVRSNGSPHPDEVSLYQQLYLQNLYMREHQPQLSSMTTPPPTSREVSSSPLDNRSPRQQSPSAETPTIFTQGTSLYSSDSYRSPMPAESISRNTRNVDGSESESNDDDHRRDVQSRSSSSRSPFTPTRTNEQESSKPRVSINGMLMLTGQNSLLLPGGVSGMFASGAHSLSSPWNYNNLLLVDSNRSNPAGDEPIDLSMRASSSPSRSRESPEKEEKEEEQDEKNDRSPKEENTAYPLDLTLPAGTSLTANCF, from the coding sequence ATGTCCAAGTCGTGCTCACGCTACGGACGGCGTTCGAATTGGTTCAAGATCACGTATTTTTCGGAGCAGATGAGGCGATGTAATCAAAATACGAACGAGATAGCGTCGTTCCGTCCTTCCAATATCGCTACGTCCTTCCGTTTAAGTTATCCACCGCAAAGTGACGGCAGCAACGAGACAGACAATGGCGCGTCGACCAGTCAGGAAAATCCGATGATCCAGTATCCATTCCATACTGGACCTCCACCCGCAATGATGGTGAGATCGAATGGATCGCCTCATCCGGACGAGGTGTCTTTATACCAACAACTCTATCTGCAGAATTTGTATATGAGGGAACATCAGCCACAATTATCATCCATGACAACACCCCCGCCCACATCAAGGGAAGTCTCATCATCGCCGCTCGACAATCGTTCACCACGGCAACAGAGCCCATCCGCGGAAACTCCCACGATATTCACACAGGGGACATCGCTTTACTCGTCGGATTCTTATCGATCACCTATGCCGGCGGAATCAATATCGAGAAACACAAGAAATGTCGATGGATCAGAAAGCGAGTCCAATGACGATGACCATCGTCGTGATGTACAGTCCAGGAGCAGTTCAAGTCGATCGCCATTCACTCCCACGAGAACAAACGAGCAAGAATCGTCCAAACCCAGAGTATCGATCAATGGCATGCTCATGCTCACAGGTCAAAATTCTCTGTTACTCCCAGGGGGAGTATCAGGGATGTTCGCGTCGGGAGCACACTCGTTGTCATCTCCATGGAACTACAACAATCTACTTCTGGTTGATTCTAATCGTAGTAATCCTGCCGGCGATGAACCAATCGACCTCAGCATGCGAGCAAGTAGCAGTCCGTCGCGATCCAGAGAATCGccggaaaaagaagagaaagaggaagaacaGGACGAAAAGAACGACAGATCACCCAAGGAAGAAAACACGGCATATCCGCTCGATTTGACGCTTCCCGCGGGTACCTCCTTGACGGCAAATTGTTTTTGA